The genomic stretch ATAGCCGATTTTCGCAGCAAATTCAGACCATAGTTTCATATAATCATACCAGTTGTCATCATCAATAATTACGCCAACACCAAGCTCCTTGCGCGCTTCCGTCTTTGTAGGGACTTCACCCCGAAGCCATCTCAGTGCAGCTGCTTTACGGTCCTCGTCTGCAAGTTTATAACCCGACCAATAAGCGGCAAGAACTTTAGCGAAATCAAATCCATGCACAAGATTCTGCATGTCACTCGTTACTGCGTAGATTTTCATTTCGACCGCTTCATTCATTGCCGGGTCATCCGGGCGCAGACCACTACTCATCATCACTTCCTGCTGAAGGGAAGCAATCCATTTTTGCAGCATGATTTCAAGTGCACCGCCGTCAGGCCTCGTCTTCGTTGATAAATGCATCATCAGTTCACGATAGGTTGCGAGACCTTGGCCTTTTGTTCCCACAAGTCGGCGCTCCGGTGATAAATCGGCATCCGCTACTACAAAATCACGATCCATGGCATAGCCCCGAATCATCTGCAGCAAAAAGCTTTTCCCGCTCCCGTATCGTCCTGTAATCAGCCGAAAAGCAGCCCCGCCTTCCGCAATATTATCCATGTCTCTCAGGATCGATTCGACCTCCGGTTTCCGTCCAACCGCGATATGTTCTAGACCCACTCTTGGCACGACCCCTGCGGTTAAAGAATTGACGAGTGCTGTCGTTAGTCTTTTTGGTATTTTCAGTTGTTTCATGAAGCCGTTCACCTCTATTCATCCGTATAACTCAAAGTTTGTAATGCTTCTATATATTCTTCTGTAATCTCTTCCCCATCAATCAAAATATCACCGATAATCTCCATCGATATTTCGTTAATTTCTTCTATCATTAGTTCAGGCATGGACCCCGCCTTAGTAGCGATCCTTTGCAGCTCAGCAGACCCTTTTTGATCCCTAAGTATATAGAGAACTTCCAGTTGAGCTGCGCTTAACCGCTCCGCCAGCTCCTGCCATTCTTCCTCCATATTGTCGGTATTCCACACGAAGTGATAACCTGGCTGTTCCACACTTGTAACAGAATTCATTTCTACATTGGTCGTTTCTGCACCAGTGGTTTCTGCACCATGCGTTTCTTCACCAGTCGTTTCTACATCGGTAGTTTTCACGTCAGTCTCTTCTATGACAGAACTTTTTGCGACCGTCCTTTCAACCTCAGTTCTTTCTACAAAAGTCTCTTCTGCCTTCCAAATTTCTATATTAGGAGATTGATCTTCATCTGCAGGTGGAGGGCTGTATAGCACAGAACCGCCAAAATTCATCTCGGTTTGGATCGTTTGCAGTTTACCTGGATTCGGTGCAGCTTGCTTTCTCCGCGTACCAACATTACCTGCTTCTGTTGCAGTATGTGTTGCATTATTATCATCAATCGTCAGCATGTCTCTTACTTCTTCCGACTCTTGCTGTAAACGTCTTAACTTCTTCGTATTAATCTTCACTGCAGGACGAGCT from Paenibacillus polygoni encodes the following:
- a CDS encoding ATP-binding protein, which produces MKQLKIPKRLTTALVNSLTAGVVPRVGLEHIAVGRKPEVESILRDMDNIAEGGAAFRLITGRYGSGKSFLLQMIRGYAMDRDFVVADADLSPERRLVGTKGQGLATYRELMMHLSTKTRPDGGALEIMLQKWIASLQQEVMMSSGLRPDDPAMNEAVEMKIYAVTSDMQNLVHGFDFAKVLAAYWSGYKLADEDRKAAALRWLRGEVPTKTEARKELGVGVIIDDDNWYDYMKLWSEFAAKIGYKGLLLFIDEGVNLYKITNTISRQSNYEKLLTMFNDTMQGKAEHLGIYMGGTPQFVEDERRGLFSYDALRSRLIDGRYGGGALKTYTSPILKLDLLSHEEILILLQKLRDIHAMHFGYEAQLTDEQLIAFMQAAVGRLGAEEMLTTREVVRDFMDLLHTLHQHPEATFEGLLGEKEAVFAGSQKVNPSRDKDELDDLFTEFEL